DNA from Thiomicrorhabdus sp. Kp2:
ACTCACCACGCAATGATTTAAATGGTCCATCAAGCAAATGCATCTCAATACGCTCACCAGGCACTAAATGATTTCGCGTTTTAAACGTCTGTTTAATACCTGCTTTAGCAATGGTTACACTGGCCTCCATTTCATAGTCAGAACGATTACTCACCTCAGAACCACCACACCATGGTAAAAATTCAGGGTACGATTCTACATCGTTTACTAAGGTATAAACTTGTTGAGCAGAATATGGCAATAGTGCCGTGCGAGCAATTTTTTTCATCATGTAATGTATTTATTATCGGTTATTTGGTGAGCGTTTCGCTTTTAAATACTTTTTACTTAGCTATTGACTATATAAATAGCGCTCTCTAAAACATTTAAAGGCATTAATTTAAGGGCTGTATTATAACAAAGCCCGATTCATTAAACGGAGTGTTAGAATAATTATTCATATCAGTGACGCTGAGCAAAGGAGAATACTGTGATTCAATCATTAAAAAAGCCTCTATTACCAATACAATGCAAAACGCAATGTAAAACGCAACGCAAAACGGTTCAAGTTGCGGTCGGCCTAATCATCAGTTTGAGCTTATCACCTTGTTATGCCCAAAAAGAGGAATTAATTGAAAACCCTTCTCAATCTAGCCCTTTTATAACCGATAGCTGGGTTGTTAAATACCAAGCCAATGATTTTAGCGAAAAAATCACTGAAGCCACTGTACTTTATATTCCACCAAATTATGGAAAACAAGCGGCTTTTTTCATGCGCTGCAAACCCTTTTTCACCAACTTTAGCCTGCAATACACCGAGCTAGAAAAAAACTTAATGGAATATGGGGAACTTCCCAATGCCTCTGATAAATTTGCCAAACACGGCTACGTTTATGACGATAAACAAAGAATGAAAGTGCAAGCAGGTGGTGATTCAAATAGTTACAAGCTCTCTGTTGGAGGTCAAAAAAACCATCTAACCAACCTGTTTAAAACAGAACAAAAAATCCAGCCCGGAGAACTAGGCATGAGTTTATTTTACTCATTCACCTTTAAAGAGATGCCCAGTTTTAGACCTGAATCAACGCCTGATGATGCCGCTGATTTCTTTAAACAACTCAACCAAGCAATTCAGCAAAAACAAAACATAACATTTACCCTAGAAAGCAATCAAGACCACACACGTCAATTTCAACTCAACACACAAAGAATGGTCGATTTCGTTCCAGAAGAAGTGATGGATTTTTGCATCACCAATCGCCAACTAAAATAAGCCTATCCGCAATCGCTTAAAGGCCTGGTATAATGCCAAACAGAATTCAGAGCGCATTCAGTTGAATGAGCTCCATATTAAACAAAAAACATTACCTAAAGAAACATCATGGCAAAAAAGAAAAAATTCAATAAAGAAAATACCATCGCCCTCAATAAAAAAGCCCGTTTTGACTACTTTATTGAAGACACGCTAGAAGCGGGTATTAGCTTAGAAGGTTGGGAAGTTAAAAGCCTACGTGC
Protein-coding regions in this window:
- a CDS encoding type II toxin-antitoxin system RatA family toxin — encoded protein: MMKKIARTALLPYSAQQVYTLVNDVESYPEFLPWCGGSEVSNRSDYEMEASVTIAKAGIKQTFKTRNHLVPGERIEMHLLDGPFKSLRGEWEFKVLDVDACKIIFEVEFEVSNGLLNMAIGPIFEHIASTMVDSFCERAKQIYG